The genomic region CGCTCGACAGAGAAGATGAGTGTGACGTTGACGGAGATGCCCGCCGCCAGGGAGGCGGTGATGGCCGGCAGGGATGCGTCCGTTGCCGGGATCTTGATCATCACGTTCGGGCGGGCCACCATCTCCCACAGCTCGGCAGCATGGGAGACAGTTCGCGCCTCATCGTCGGCGTGGCGCGGGTCCACCTCAATGGACACGCGGCCGTCACGCCCGCTGGTGGACTCGTAGACGTCAAGGAAGAGGTCGCAAGCGTCCTGCACATCCTTGATGGACATGGCGTAGACGGCCTCATCTACGCCGGCTTTGCCTTCCTTGAGCTGCTGGATGTGTTCGTCGTAAGCGTTGCCCTTGGACATCGCGTTGGCGAAGATCGCAGGGTTGGTGGTCACGCCGACGATGGACTTCTCAGCCCTGATCTGCTCCAGGTTGCCGGAGGTGATGCGGTCGCGGGACAGGTCGTCCAACCACGTGGAGGTGCCCAGCTCGAAGAGACGGTCGATTGCGGTCATGGTTGTTCTCCTTGGTGGTGGTGGCTTAAATGTTGTCGCCGCGGACGCGGGTGCGCTGCGGGTCAGCGGCGGAGTCTGCGGGGCCAGCGGATTCGGAGCTGGCGGATGCAATGGATTCACGCGCTGCTTCGATGACGGCGTCAGCGGTGATGCCGAAGCGCTTGAACAGCTCGTCACCGGGGGCGGACGCGCCGAAGTGCTCGAGCGAGACGTTGCGTCCGTGGTCACCGGTGAAGCGGAACCACGGCATGGACACACCAGCTTCGACGGAGACGCGGGCGCGCACCTGCGGCGGGATCACGGAGTCGATGTACTCGCGATCCTGCTGCAGGAACCACTCCATCGACGGCATGGACACGACGCGGGCGGCGATACCGTCCTGTTCCAGCTGGCTAGCAGCTTGAACAGCGAGCTGGACCTCGGAACCGGTCCCGATGAGAAGCACATCCGGGGTCTCCTTGGAACCTTCAACGAGCACATAAGCGCCGCGGGCCACGCCCTCGAAAGCCTTCTCCTTGGTGCCCTCCAGAACGGGGAGGTTCTGGCGGGACAGAGCGAATGCCTTCGGCTGCTCGTCAGCCTCGATGGCGGCCTTCCACGCAGCGGACGTCTCGTTCGCGTCGGCCGGGCGGATGACTGCCAGGTCCGGGATGGCGCGCAGGGCGGTCAGTGTTTCCACCGGCTGGTGGGTCGGTCCGTCCTCGCCAAGGCCGATGGAGTCGTGGGTGAACACGTAGTAACCGTCAATGCCAGATAGCGCCGCGACGCGGATGGAGGGGTAGAGGTACTCGGAGAAGATGAGGAAGGTGCCGCCGTAGACGCGGGTGCCACCGTGCAGGGCAATACCGTTCATGATCGCGCCCATGGCGTGCTCGCGAATGCCGAAGTGCAGGTTACGGCCGTAGGGCTCGGCGGTGAACATGTCGGTGGAGATGGATTCCGGGCCGAAGGACGGCTCTCCCTTGATCAGGGTGTTGTTGGAGCCAGCCAGGTCGGCCGAGCCGCCCCACAGTTCCGGAAGCGTCGCGGCCACAGCCTGGATGGAGGCCTCGGATGCCTTGCGGGTAGCCAGGCCCTTCGCGTCGGGCTCCCAGGTAGGCATGTCGTCGGCCCAGCCCTCAGGCAGGCGGCGTTCGGTCACACGGTCGTAGAGGGCCTTGTTGTCAGGGTTGGCGGAGGCCCATTCGTCGAAACGCTTTTGCCACTGCGCGTGCGCCTGGGCACCGCGCTGGGCCAGGCCGTGGGTGTGGTTGATCACCTTCTCCTCGACGCCGAACATGACCTCCGGGTCGAAGCCGAGCACCTTCTTGGTGGCCGCGACTTCCTCAGCACCGAGGGCGGCACCGTGCGCGGCACCGGTGTTCATCATGGTCGGGGCGGGGTAGCCAATGACCGTCTTGACGCGGATCATCGTCGGGCGAGAGGTGTCGGCCTTCGCCTCCTCGACGGCGGACAAGATGGCAGCGACGTCCTCGCCGGACTCAACGGTCAGGGTCTGCCAGCCGTAAGCCTCGTAGCGGGCCATGACATCTTCAGTGAAGGCGATCTGGGTGTCGTCCTCGATGGAGATGCGGTTGTCGTCCCAGAAGGCAATGAGGTTACCCAGCTTTTGCGTGCCCGCCAGCGAGGAAGCCTCAGAGGTCACGCCCTCCTGCAGGTCACCGTCGCCGGCGATGACGTAGATGAAGTGGTCAAAGGGGGACTCGCCCGGCGCGGCGGACGGGTCGAAGAGACCGCGCTCGCGGCGCGAGGCCATCGCCATACCCACTGCGGAGGCCAAACCCTGGCCCAGCGGGCCGGTGGTGATCTCCACGCCGGCGGTGTGGTTGTACTCGGGGTGGCCCGGGGTCTTGGAACCCCAAGTACGCAGGGAAACCAAGTCCTCGATCTCCAGGCCAAAGCCGCCCAGGTACAGCTGGATGTACTGGGTCAGGGAGGAGTGACCGTTGGACAGCACGAAGCGGTCGCGGCCGACCCAGTGCGGGTCAGATGGGTCGTGCACCATGACGCGCTGGTAGAGGGTGTATGCCAACGGCGCCAGCGACATGGCCGTTCCCGGGTGGCCGGAACCGCAGTTCTCTACTGCGTCTGCGG from Corynebacterium genitalium ATCC 33030 harbors:
- the tkt gene encoding transketolase translates to MTVARYPEDWTDTDTRAVDTVRVLAADAVENCGSGHPGTAMSLAPLAYTLYQRVMVHDPSDPHWVGRDRFVLSNGHSSLTQYIQLYLGGFGLEIEDLVSLRTWGSKTPGHPEYNHTAGVEITTGPLGQGLASAVGMAMASRRERGLFDPSAAPGESPFDHFIYVIAGDGDLQEGVTSEASSLAGTQKLGNLIAFWDDNRISIEDDTQIAFTEDVMARYEAYGWQTLTVESGEDVAAILSAVEEAKADTSRPTMIRVKTVIGYPAPTMMNTGAAHGAALGAEEVAATKKVLGFDPEVMFGVEEKVINHTHGLAQRGAQAHAQWQKRFDEWASANPDNKALYDRVTERRLPEGWADDMPTWEPDAKGLATRKASEASIQAVAATLPELWGGSADLAGSNNTLIKGEPSFGPESISTDMFTAEPYGRNLHFGIREHAMGAIMNGIALHGGTRVYGGTFLIFSEYLYPSIRVAALSGIDGYYVFTHDSIGLGEDGPTHQPVETLTALRAIPDLAVIRPADANETSAAWKAAIEADEQPKAFALSRQNLPVLEGTKEKAFEGVARGAYVLVEGSKETPDVLLIGTGSEVQLAVQAASQLEQDGIAARVVSMPSMEWFLQQDREYIDSVIPPQVRARVSVEAGVSMPWFRFTGDHGRNVSLEHFGASAPGDELFKRFGITADAVIEAARESIASASSESAGPADSAADPQRTRVRGDNI